One Nicotiana tomentosiformis chromosome 1, ASM39032v3, whole genome shotgun sequence genomic window, AAGTCATCAACGGTCCAAATTTAATCTTATTTCCCTTTTAGTTATTAACCCCTCATTATTTTATCTCCACAATTGGATCAAAATGATCTAACGGCCCCCGTTATATCCTAATTAAacattttctctctttttcatCTCCAAATATTTGGAGCCATTGATCAAAGTGATCCAACGGCTCCTGTCCAGTCTCTCAATTTAATTAGccaacccctccacaaaccttaATCATTCCATCAGAGACCGACCGCCCTTCTTTTCTCTTCCTCCCTCTTTTTTCTCATCTTCTCAGACCCTCTCAGACCTGAAACCTTGCACAAAATCGTTCAAGGTCACTCAAATCGGTCAAAGTTTTATCATTCTTCCTCTGTCAACCGCGAATCCCGCCGAGATTTTCTTTTTTCTCACCCGATTTTGAATCCCAACCCCCGAAATAGACCAAAATACGAAAGAACAAGAATATAATCATTTCATCTTCTATTCGTTCAAGTCATTGCATGCATATTATAGATTTATGAGATCTTAGACATCACTATGATGATTCTTGGTCCAGAGGTCAAACACAGTTACCTCTGGACATTGGTTTTAACCAGCAATCCGTTTGGCCTCAACATTTAATTCCTCCATCATTTCAAGCAGGTAAAACTCTCCTTCTGATTTCCCCCTCTGTTTTTTCCTCATCTTTTCTTCTCTTGCTCTCATCAGTGTCTTCGTCATCTTCCACTAAATCATTCAAACTCAAACAAACCCAAAGACTCTGATGGACACTATAAATAGGAGCTttaatgctctcacctaacacGAACTACCCTAAAAATATAAGAAAAGCTATCTGCTTAAAATATTCTGAAAGTCTCTAATCTTCTTATTTTTCACTTTTGCTCGAGTTCGACCACTACAAATTGATTCTGAGATTGGGTCTTTAAATAGCTAGTAATTATCTCTACTTGATTTGGTACTCCGAAGAAGGTCAGTAAACCACTGGCCCCTTTTATTATTCAGTTATTTTGTGTAATTGTCATGTGGTTCTGTTCATTTGATGTTTTCTGTTAATCGTGGCCTATTCTTCTTCATGACACTCGTTAGTCAAGTATGTGATCCTCAAGTGTGTTTCACTGCTTGTGTTACTCTTCATTTGGTTAATTAATATTTCTTGCTAATAACTATGATTATCTCCTATGTTGTTATTTGAGTCAACATTTTATGATTAGATTCTGTTTTCTCATATTGATATGTCATTTGGTATATTCCTTAACTAATTGAAATGATGTTATTGTGAGCCTCATACTGTTAACTCCTTATGTTGATTGAGTTAATTAATCTCTGTGATGGCAGCTATTTTTCTCATGTTGATCAAGTTAATTGAATATGTCCATAAACATTCCTGCTCTCCTGTTTAACCAATTGGGTGATTCTCATGTTATTCTATTTGGATAATTCTTACCATGTTGTTTTTCTTTAATTGGTTAATTGAAGGATCCTTGTTGATTCTCATGCTTATACCATCTTACTTGGATGATCCGTATCATGTTGTTTTGATTAGCTAGTTGAATGATTCTAACTGACTACTTCATTTATAATATCATATTGTTATGTTCAATTATATCAGTGTGATCCATATGTTTATTTATCatgattgcttgaacaaataGATGCTAACTTGTAACCACATATCCCTCCTTCCTAGATCAACTGTGAATAAGCATTATTGCCATCTCATGCATGTGTGGTATTTGAAAACTGTCCAGAGGGTCGTTATGCAATATATGGAGACATTGTTGGTCTTGGTAGTTTGAATGAGTATTATTCACCCTAATGTGCAATTTCATGTTTTGCCTATAGGATATGATAGTGGGACAAGAAGTTGACCATCCTACTCATGCTCAATGTGCTCATAAATTCTTACTGTTAGTATGACTCCTTTAGACAGATTTTGAATAAAGTGTTAGCTTGGATTGTTTAGCATATAGTGAGACCTACAACTTTGTGTTTGATTATTGTTGGAAGACTATCTTGAGACTACTCTGGTGTTCTATAGTTATCTCTAACAATCTAATCCTCCTTTAAAGGAATTCTGTTAGATTGGATCCTCATGAAGCACTAGATCTCTAATAAAATCAGTAAATGAGTGCAATGTGTTTGGCTAACTACTGATGCCTTAACATTTATAGTGGCAGTCTTGAAATTAAATTGTAAATAGTAGAGCCTATCTACAGGAGTATATAGTTAGTCTTTTGTGCTTTGTAACCTTTTCTCGACTGTGTTTCAGTAGTGACTGTCGGGAGTATTCTGTAAATGTTGTGCTACATGAAATGGTTTAGAACCAACCTTTAAGCCTTTGCAACTATTAAAACTTTGAGAATTCACATGTGATGACCTATCTTTATATCTTGTGTTCTGATAAATAGTTTAAGATCAAGCTTGTATTAGTTCTTAGTTGCTATGGTTTTTTACTCTAATGATGATTGCAATTCCTAACATGGTTGTTTGTTCCAAGTTGTTGGTATCTTTGGGTGGCTGAATCTTTAAAAAGTCTTATAATGGATCTTCAGTACTTTTTTATTTCATGCTAATTATGTGAGACTGTCAGGTTGAGGTTTCTTTGTGTTTAAACCTCTGTAGAAGACTGAGGTTCAGTACTTAAGGGTGTTTGGTCAGGGCTTGACTTTACCATTAAGGTACATCTCCCTGGCACAAGCACTGATCAGGGTCCAAGAGATCCGTGTAAACTCTGAAGTGCCAGGGGTTCACAGAGGAACCTTATAAGTAAATATGGTTCACCCTAAGCCCATAATTACCAACCTTAATTAATCATCAGGGGATTAGCACAAAGAAAAATTTAGCTCTGTTATATTTAGATCATGTTTATTGTAAACTTTATTTTTACTTTACCTTTATTTACACATACTAATTGACTTCttttttttcctctctttttctttgcatGATCATTGGGCCGACttaagaactcaggcccaagttcaAAGAATTAGATTGTATCCTTGCTGTCTACTGAAGCTTGTTGCCGCTTAGAGCCTAGCTGGGCCTGACTGATCAGTCAGCCCAATATGAGAGTTTAACTTTCTTTCCCTTCATCTGAaacgattattattattattgtcttATTTTTGTATATGAACTAACATTGACATtggaatcttttttttttttactttgatCACTTAGGAAGACTTTAGGCAAATTGAGTTTAATAAGGTAACTGTGACTAGTAAGGTTAATCATTTTAACAATCATAACATTTTTGGAATTTGAATGTTTTAAAACTAATCGcttagcaaaaataatatttcctcGTTTACTTACTTTGTCTAATGAGTTTTGCTTGTTCTATAGGCCTTGGCAGAATTGTTTGAGTTTAGACAAGAATCTCTCTTTGAAAACATTCAAATGAATCACATAGGTGGATGAATTACTTTAAAACAAAGAGGCAATTTCGCTATACAGAGGGATTCAATTTTGCAAAGAAACAAAATCAAATATCCTTTGGGAAATGTATTGATCTTGCCAAACAACGTTTCAAATAAACAAACAaggtacattttattttatataggGTGTAGCATAGAGTACACATTTTCAAATAATCCATTGTTTTCGTAGACCTTACGACATGATTTTAAAAGAAAATGTTGCCATTTTAAAGGAGGTACAAACCTTTCCTCCAAAATAAATATTTCCTTCATTTATACAAGACTTTTATAGAAGCCCATTTAGTAGCTTAAATAATTAATCAACTAGGATATAGACAATCCTTTCCCTGCACCTAACCTAAGTTTAAGGAACTACCTCAGGTAGAATttaagggatgcctaacaccttcctctTAGAATAACTAGAACACTTACCCAGATCTCATTGGTTTAGTAGACCTTTAAGATAATGATCGTTATAGATttataggtaccctagtatacctttaaacattaggtgacgactcttctTTATCAACTTCAGGGAAACCAAAAGTTATATTTTATTTTGACctgtgcaaaatagggtacaaTAGCAAGTTCTCATTCAACTGCACTGAACTTAAATCCAACACATGCAACTGATGTTCATGATATTTacgaagcatggaaacataaaaTACCGTATGAACTCccaacaagctgggtggcaaggcaagcgtACAACCTAGCTCTCCAACTCTCTCTAGAATCTTGAATGGACCGATATACcgagagctcaacttgcccttcttcccaaatctcttacacccttcataggcgaaactctaagaagaaccttctcaccctccataaaggccacatcacaaaccttcctatcAATGTAACTCTTCTATATGGATTGCgctgtatgaagtcgctccttaatcaacttcaccttctctaaggcatcacgaaccaaatctgtgcccaaaaacctagcctcaccaggcttaAACCAACCAACCGTAGAACGTCATCCCTCCTATATAATatctcatacggagccatccgaCTACTAgactagtagttgttgttgtaagaaaactctattaatggtagaaactgatcccattggcctccaaaatcaatagcacaggctctcaacatatcctcaaggatTTGAATGGTCCACTTGGACAGTccatccgtttgagggtgaaatgcagTACGCAACTTCACCCGCGTGCCCAACCACATTGAACGACTCTCCAAAAGTGCAATGTAAACTAAGTGCCCCAATCCTCAAGGATTTGAATGGTCCACTCAGACAGTccatccgtttgagggtgaaattcAGTACGCAGCTTCACTCGCGTGCCCAACCACGCTGAACGACTCTCTAAAAGTGCAATGTAAACTAAGTGCCCCAATCCGAAATGATAGAAACATACACTCTATATAAATAGAAAATCTCCCTAATGTAGATCTAAGCCAACTTCTCTAAAGTGTAAGAAGTCATGACCGGAATGAAATGCGCAGACTTGGTTAGTCTGTCTACAATGACCCGGCATcgtcaaacttcctcaaggtccgtggaaaGCCTaccacgaagtccatagtaatacgctcccaccTCCACTCCGATATATCTAACCTCTAAAGCAAATCATCTAGTTTTTTATGCTCATACTCTACTTGCTGACAAAACACCGCAAAACATgcccaacaatgtctttcttcatcctccaccaccagtgctacctcaaatcacgatacatctttgtagcacctgggtaAATAATATACTatgagctatgggcctcctcaagaatcaaatccctcaaaccatccatattaggaacacaattCCGACCCTAAAGTGCAATACAACATCATAACCAATAACCGCCTCCTTAGAATCACCACATAACACCGTGTCTCTATGgataagcaaatggggatcatcatattgacgatccttaatgcgctcaaacaaggacgatgcataacaacacaagcaagaactctggtaggctcagaaatatccaatctcacaattgattggccaaggcctgaacatccatagccaaaggcATCTCCACAACTGGAATAAATACCAAACTTCCCatgctctctgccttcctactcaaggcatccgctCCCATATTTGCCTTACCCAGATGATACAAAATAATGATATCAGAatccttcaatagctccaacctcctccgctgcctcaaattcaaatacttCTGTTTAAACATATATTGAAGACTCCAATGATgagtgtaaacctcacatgatacgccatataagtagtgcctccaaatcttaagcgcATGCACAATTgccgccaactctaaatcatggacCAGATAGTTTTTCTCATAGGGATTCAACTGGAAAAATGCATAGGCAATCAACTTATCGTCCTGCATTAATACATAACCAATAGCAACACGCGAAGCTTCACAATAGATAATATGCATCCCCGATCCTGAATGCAaaaccaatactggagttgtagtcaaagcagccttgagcttgtgaaagctctcctcacactcgttagACCATCTAAATGGAgcgcccttctgagtcaacttggtcaatggagcCACAATAATCCTTCCATAAAACGATGATAGTAGCTAgacaaacctagaaaactcctgatctatGTAGCTGTAGAAGGTTTGGGtcaactttgaactgcctcaatcttcttcagattcaCCTTGATCCTATCACTAGACActacgtggcccaagaatgccactgatcTTACAAAAATACCCACTTGGAGAACtttacatataacttcttctccttcAAAATCTGAAACACAATCCTGAAatattgctcgtgctcctccctaCTACAAGAACAttccaagatatcatcaatgaacataataacaaaagaatccaaataatgTTGGatcacactattcatcaaatgcatgaaagttgCACGGGTATTAGTCAAGTCAAAAGACATCAttaagaactcaaaatgcccatagcGAGTCCTGAATCCGTCTTAGGGATGCCGAAacccctaatctttaactgatgataaaccgatctcaagtcaatcttcgagaataccttgGCACTCTAAAGtcgatcaaacaaatcatcaatgcgaggcagtggatacttgttcttgatagtgaccttgttcaactgattgtaatcaatacacattctcatggaaccatctttcttcttcacaaacaacattggtgtaccccaaggtgaaacactcgaCCTGATGAACACCTTATCCAACAACTCttgtaactactccttcaattcctttaactcagtTGGAGCCATATGATACCATAGAATAGATATGTGCTGAGTttccggcaccaaatcaatatccctatcgggtggcatgcccgataggtctgcaggaaacacatctgaaatTTTTTTCACTGCTggaactgaatcaatagtaggagtatccgCACTAACATCTCTAACAAAGTCCAGATACACcaaataccccttctcaaccatccgtcgAGCCTTCAAAAATGAAATCTCCCTACTATGGATATGACCCAAAACCCCCCTCCATTGcaaccttggcaaccccggcatagccaacatcacagtcttagtataacaatcaagaatagcatggtacAGAGATAGCCAACCTATACCCAAAATAATCTTGAGTTCAACCATGTCCAGTAACAACAAGTCTACCCTCATCTCGTAACCACAAATAGTGACCACACAAGATTGATAGACTCGATCCACAATATTAAAATCTCCCACCAGTGTGGACACATAAGCAAGAATATTAAGAGAATCACGTGGCATAACCAGACaagaagaaaaatataataacatataagaataagtggaaccagggtaaaAAAATATCgaagcatccatgtggcacactagaacaatacttgtgatcacaatATCTAAAGAAATTGCCTCTGGCCTCCCCAAGAATGCATAACAATAGGCTTGTCCTTCACTGGACTGACCTCCATTTCTAGGACGGCTTTGATCAGACTAGGCTCCACCCCTATATAGTTGTGCGAGTAGTGTAGCTGTTGTCTTCGAAATCATAGATTGGGTGCCCTGACATGGTACACTTCTCagaagtctaggacaatctctcttgtgttgactcaagtctccacactcaaagcaacctctcatCTGGTGAGGCTGCTAGCTCTAAGACTGACCCGAGGACCTTAATATCTGCCGAAAAAACCCTAAATCAATGAAGCATGGTATGGACTCTGTGCTGGAAGTGCACTGAAAGATAACTGGCCTGAACGAGCATTGTATGAATTGTGACAGACTGAAGAATCACGAGGAACCTGATGGGCTGACTGAGCAGGCTTAAAAGGACGGTCTTTACTATGATGCCcctggcctccagatgaggcaccactaaaaccacctgaATCACGGGACCTCTTGGCATCCCCCCCCTCTCTCTACTATCTGTGGACAGGCTCTAAGCACCTCGAAATCTCTATCGCATCTTGGAAAGTAAGACCAGTTGGCCTCTCAGGCCATCCCTTATTGGATACTGTAGTTGAGGCTCTCAATGAATATCTTGACTCTCTCCATCTCAATAAGGGAATAAAAATACTTCATGTCGAGCCAACTCCGTGAACCTCATCTTGTACTGGGTTCAATCATACCCTCCTAGTGTAGATGCTCAAACTCACTGTGCAACTTATCTTTGCAAGTGTGTGGAATAAatttctccaagaagagaactgagaaccgAGACCAAGTGAGTGGTGTTGCACCATCTGGCCACCATATGTATGCTAGCCCTGACAACCGAAAGGTAGTAAAGTCAACCCCGTTCTAGTTCACCAGACACAAAGTTCGCAGAATCTGATGACACTAATCtaggaaaccttgtgcatccTTAGTAGGCTCTCCACTGAAATAAGGAGGATGAAGTCTCTGAAATCTCTCCATCCTCTTTTGCTCCTCAACAGTGAAGGCTGGTCTAATCCCGGGCTGAACTGCAATGACTGCATATATCGGTAGAACTCCCAGTGTCTGATAACCATGAGCCAACTGCTTTGGTGTATGTGCGGTGGGAGTCTAGCTCCTTCCCCAGCCCGTGAACTAGCTAGAGCAACATGGATCGTACCCGCCTGAGTCAAACCCTcaaacatgctcagaaaatgAGCCAAAGTCTCATGGAGTCTTGGTGTAGCAGTAGGTCCCTTAGGATCCCGAGCTAGTCCCACCGGCTTAATATGATCAGGAATCTGCTCCTCAACTGAAGCTACTAGTGGATCTACAATGGCTACTCTAGCAGATCCCCTAACTGTGGCGCGTGCTCCATCTCTACCTCAGCCCCAACCTCTCGCGGCTCTGGCCTGGAATACTAACGCCTACTTAGCTGCTCCGGAAGAACGTGTCCTTACCATCAGTGAGAGATGAGAGAAAAGATTCAAACTTCGGGATAAATAAATCTGCACGATAgataataaaagaaagaaaagtttttctaacagtcttgtagcctctcgaagataagtacagacgtctctgtacaaatccgcaagactctactagacttgctcatgactcgtgaggccCAACATACCACACTATGGAAGATGACACAGTCATAGCAGGAGAATCTCAAAAGGTTAAAGATAATGAAGAAGTAGACCTCGAAAGTGTAGAAAGATTTCTGCAATAATTCAAAGAAATTACGAAAGAATCTTCCGTCAAAAATACTAAAGGAAAAAACAAACACTGAAAGAGACACTGAAGGCCCCATCATTGAATAATTGGGGTAATAAGGACGAATAACTTTAATAAAGTAATAGACCCCACCACTGTAGGGGAATCTacttttataaagtttgtccgtTTCTCTTTTTGACTTTTAGGTTTTAGCTTTTTATCTTGTCGACCATGATATAATTATTGTGTCGACCATTTTATTGTTtagtttttgtttgtttgttttagaGACAAATCTATTATATAAGGATCTCAATTTTTAGTTTAGAGCCAGGCTTCGGCTAATAGCTCTCACCTCTTTCTAAAAAAATCTCCCATCTCTCTAGAATCTCATCTTTTCTAAATCTCCCTTTGTAacaattttatatttaaaataaaaatcagAAAAGGCTACTTGGCCACAATCTCGGCAGCCTCAGGTATTTGATTTGTTTCTTATAATTTAGATATTCATTTAGCCTAAATGATAGGCTAAATAGTACTGTGTTGAACTTATGCATACTAGTCTATTCTTAAAACATGTTTTGTTGCCAGTTTTATACTGTATCACCCGATGGTTCTGAGGTTAAGACTGTAGAGCCTAGGCAGTTTAACAGTCCAGGCAGTAAATATTGGTTATGGTAACATAATCAGTGATCCTTAAGACTCGTATTAGCCATGTGGGCATTGAGAGAGTCATGAGCATGGCCGTGGTTTAAGGTTTGCTTGACAGGACTGTGGCTTGACATGGCTGGTGTCTTAGTAAAATTTTATCCTCTAGTTCTATTGAAGCGATCCGGTAGAAAAATGGTATACTGTTATTAGTTTTGAATCATTGTCTACTGTGGTTAGTGCTATGCTAAATGATATTCACAATATACTAATATtatatttaattatatatataaaaattttgagataatttttattaAATCTTAAAATTTGTTTGAAAATTATAAAAGAAAACCATCtacaatataaaataaaataaagaatttcaaAAATACTGTAAAATAAAGTGACCCAACAAAAATATTAGGATTCACCGATTTAATTTGAAAGAacaaaaaaataagtaaaaaagaGTGATAAAATATTTGGACAAAGGAATTTTACTTGAAAAAGTAatacaagaaaaaaataattaaaaaagaaaGTAGAAAAAAGTGACAAATAGTTTGGATGAAAgtca contains:
- the LOC138909134 gene encoding uncharacterized protein, giving the protein MRVDLLLLDMVELKIILGIGWLSLYHAILDCYTKTVMLAMPGLPRLQWRGVLGHIHSREISFLKARRMVEKGYLVYLDFVRDVSADTPTIDSVPAVKKISDVFPADLSGMPPDRDIDLVPETQHISILWYHMAPTELKELKE